From Nocardia sp. NBC_00416:
CGCCGTCGCTGATCTTCCTCGACGAGGTGGACGCGCTGGCGCCCCGGCGCGGCCAGAGTTCGGATTCCGGGGTCGGCGACCGGGTGGTGGCGGCCCTGCTCACCGAGCTGGACGGGGTGGAGCCGCTGCGCGATGTGGTGGTGCTGGGGGCCACGAACCGTCCGGAGTTGATCGATCCGGCGCTGCTGCGACCGGGCCGGCTGGAGCGGCTGGTGTTCGTCCCGCCGCCGGACGCCGGCGCCCGGGAGTCCATCCTGCGGACGGCCGGCCGTTCGGTTCCGCTCGCGGAGTCGGTGGACCTGTCCCGGCTGGCCGCCGATCTGGCCGGTTTCTCCGCCGCCGACTGTGCCGCGCTGCTGCGCGAAGCCGCCCTGGCCGCGATGCGCCGCGATGTGGATGCCGCCGATGTGACCGCCGCCGATATCGCCGCCGCCCGCCGCGCGGTACGCCCGTCGCTGGACCCCGATCAGGTGGAATCGCTGCGCCGGTACGCGGACGCCCGGGACTGATCGATTTCCGACCTGTCCGATATGTCTGACCTGGTGTAACTGTTGCCAGAGGGTAGCCGGATGCAGGGCGAATATCGTTAACCTGTACGATTGTCCCAGTTCGTGCTCGCATATGATGAGCGCGCAATACCCCGCCGCCCCGATCCCGACGGAGGTAACGCTTGCTCGCCATCCTGCTCGCACACGCCTTGGCCGCGCTGATCGCGCCCGCCGCCGTGCGAGCATTCGGTCGCAACGCGTTCTATCCGCTGGCGCTGGTACCGCTGGGATGCCTCGGCTGGGTGATAGCCCGCTGGAACGATGTGGTCGAGGTCCGGCTGACCTGGGCGCCCACCATCCACCTGGCCCTGGATCTGCGATTCGATTCACTGTCCGCCGTGATGAGCGCCCTCGTCCTGGGAGTCGGCGCGCTCGTACTCGCCTACTGCGCACGCTATTTCACCGACGACGAACCGAAGCTCGGCTCCTTCGCCGCCTGGCTGGTCGCCTTCTCCGGTGCCATGTTCGGCCTGGTCACCAGCGACAACATGCTGCTGCTGTTCACTTTCTGGGAAGTGACCACGGTGCTGTCGTTCCTGCTGGTCGGACATAATTCCGACAGCGTTCCCGGACGCCGCGCCGCCCTCCAGGCACTGCTGGTCACCGGCGCGGGCGGTCTGGCCATGCTCGCCGGAATCGTGATTCTCGGGCAGTCCTACGGCAGCTACCTGCTCTCGGACCTGCTCGCGGCCGAGAGCCCGCCGGGCGGGATCGCGGTCCAGGCCGGCCTGGTACTCGTGCTGGTGGGCGCGTTGAGCAAATCCGCCATCGTGCCGCTGCACTTCTGGCTACCCGGCGCCATGGCCGCGCCGACTCCGGTGAGCGCCTACCTGCATGCGGCGGCCATGGTGAAGGCCGGTGTCTATCTGATTGCCCGCCTCGCGCCCGCCTTCGCCGACGAACCCGTCTGGCGTCCACTCGTACTCACCCTCGGTCTGGCATCGATGCTGCTGGCCGGACTGCGGGCCATGCAGGTCACCGACCTGAAACTGGTCCTGGCCTTCGGCACCGTGAGTCAGCTGGGATTCCTGGTCACGATGGTCGGCCTCGGCACTCCCGATGCCGCGCTCGCCGGTATCGCGCTGATCGTGGCGCACGCCCTGTTCAAGGCCTGCCTGTTCCTCGTGGTCGGCATCATCGATCACGGCGCCGGCACCCGCGATCTGCGCGAGCTGTCCGGGCTGGGCCGCCGCGCCCCCGTGCTCTTCGGCACCGCGGCGCTGGCCGCACTGAGCATGGCCGGTATCCCGCCGCTGTGGGGATTCGTCGCGAAGGAGTCCGCGCTGGGCGCGGTCCTCGACGCCGATATGCTCTCCTCCCCCACCCGCCTGCTGCTCTGCTCCGGCGTGGTGCTGGGATCCATGCTCACCGTCGCCTACAGCGCGCGCTTCCTCTGGGGCGCTTTCGCCGACAAGCCCGGCGTCCGGCTACCGGACTGGCACGCGCCCGAGGTCTCGCTCATCGCCGCACCGGCGCTGTTGGCTCTGGGCTCGCTGGCCGCCGGGCTCACGGCTCCCTGGATGGACCGAGTCCTCGCGCCGTACGCGAAGACGCTGCCCGGCGAGCTGACCGCGCATCTGCAACTCTGGCACGGCCTGACCGGGCCACTGGCGCTCACCGTCGTGATCATCGCGTGCGGCGTGGCCCTGTACGCGGTCCGCGACTGGTTCGGTCAATCGGCGACACTGCTCGGCAACGCCGACCGCGG
This genomic window contains:
- a CDS encoding Na+/H+ antiporter subunit A, with translation MLAILLAHALAALIAPAAVRAFGRNAFYPLALVPLGCLGWVIARWNDVVEVRLTWAPTIHLALDLRFDSLSAVMSALVLGVGALVLAYCARYFTDDEPKLGSFAAWLVAFSGAMFGLVTSDNMLLLFTFWEVTTVLSFLLVGHNSDSVPGRRAALQALLVTGAGGLAMLAGIVILGQSYGSYLLSDLLAAESPPGGIAVQAGLVLVLVGALSKSAIVPLHFWLPGAMAAPTPVSAYLHAAAMVKAGVYLIARLAPAFADEPVWRPLVLTLGLASMLLAGLRAMQVTDLKLVLAFGTVSQLGFLVTMVGLGTPDAALAGIALIVAHALFKACLFLVVGIIDHGAGTRDLRELSGLGRRAPVLFGTAALAALSMAGIPPLWGFVAKESALGAVLDADMLSSPTRLLLCSGVVLGSMLTVAYSARFLWGAFADKPGVRLPDWHAPEVSLIAAPALLALGSLAAGLTAPWMDRVLAPYAKTLPGELTAHLQLWHGLTGPLALTVVIIACGVALYAVRDWFGQSATLLGNADRGYDAALRAMDRISLRMTGSVQRGSLPLNLAVILGTLVILPAVVLAVGTRTGVELRLWDSPLQLVIGAIMIAMALGATVLRNRLASVLVVGLTGYGCGVIFALHGAPDLALTQFLVETLTLVVFVLVLRAFPAEVGPERQTGFQVGRAAIAIAVGIAVPVLAAFAGAARSTVPIWERIPAAAYEFGGGKNAVNVLLVDIRAWDTLGEISVLVVAATGVASLVFRSRRFGLPPRAADAPNYLPGKVSWLPAGRLVDRRDRSMVLQITTRLVFPTVMVVSVYFFFSGHNAPGGGFAGGLIAGLALVLRYLAGGQYELGEALPVDAGHLLGAGLILAAGTATVPLLFGAPPLHSVIVEATVPLLGHIKLVTSLFFDLGVYLIVVGLVLDVLRSLGARLDDELVQS